In Sphaeramia orbicularis chromosome 7, fSphaOr1.1, whole genome shotgun sequence, one genomic interval encodes:
- the myt1b gene encoding myelin transcription factor 1 isoform X4, whose product MTAKMKLCRTFLENEFRGELVNQRWTRGERTSSRCQASQRLQSRQPIMMSVEGDDKRTRTRSKGIRVPIELVGQELSCPTPGCNGTGHISGRYSRHRSVLGCPIARKRRLEEAEAEQEQEQETERPASKRKSHPLKLALDEGFSAESDASSEAEGEGEKDGEKGAESKEREAAEEREEEEEVVEDVIQNGQTNGQEEETQSEQKEEEEEREEDDTYQKEENTFNGDEEEECVIIEPEASAAPPAAEECQSPSRSAEEVANSLLHLGRVSHSNTNNNAPTVALQQPVAMETEEDVTVAAKQGEEAMDEQEGEMKKGEEEVEAQRASEESSVLQKEAADVNEEELECEDMSNHARQENLQCVTEDAHHQQVKGEGEEEGEEEMASPTQQRQDMAPEEEDDEEKKNHKEVNHVLPVSDVPTAIRTITSTAAAQGKLIKTEDHRASPLEDYDTHRTSPLENYNSNSVDKYDSHKHSPHQNYKASPPLSYSSHRASPLDDYYPNTHAENYKVHKASSSASPDIIEVHSDKSEEKDFDDADGDDERDDDSLSQRSTMTEESEMFDMTRGNLGLLEQAIALKAEQVKPAGPRELLRAPDIHHQRYFTMDDRPKHLDVIRKSYFSKESSRPEKREVKCPTPGCDGTGHVTGLYPHHRSLSGCPHKDRIPPEILAMHENVLKCPTPGCTGQGHVNSNRNTHRSLSGCPIAAAEKLSKTHDKPHLSQPGTEHLKGSPNDRVLRPMCFVKQLEVPQYGSYRPNIAPTTPRANLAKELEKYSKVSFDYASFDAQVFGKRMLAPKMPTSETSPKAFKTKPSFPKSSSPSLSLHGYGKSSASAYDYSHDAEAAHMAATAILNLSTRCWEKPENLSTKPQNKDMDIEVDENGTLDLSMKKPIKREGSLSGTSPGVRSPDPSSSSSSLHHGGSSGMTSPNLSHTYKQEEWEGPLDYTKPNRQREEEMDEMEHTGQSFVSSDTEDCDMMQDCLEERKYPGEVTTPSFKVKFQPKDAKKELLACPTPGCDGSGHITGNYASHRSLSGCPLADKSLRSLMAAHTPELKCPTPGCDGSGHITGNYASHRSLSGCPRAKKSGIKTPTKDNQEDSELLKCPVPGCDSLGHISGKYATHRSAYGCPLAARRQKEGLLNGTPFNWKAFKTEGPTCPTPGCDGSGHANGSFLTHRSLSGCPRALYAKKKAKFPTEDYLSTKFRASDVLDNDEDIKQLNKEINDLNESNNEMEADMVNLQTQISSMEKNLKTIEHENKMIEEQNEALFMELSGLSRALIHSLANIRLPHMQEPITEQNFDSYVSTLTDMYTNKDCFQSPENKALLESINKAVKGIKV is encoded by the exons ATGAGTGTAGAGGGTGATGACAAACGAACCCGCACTCGGTCCAAGGGAATCAGAG tTCCTATTGAGCTCGTAGGACAAGAGCTGAG CTGCCCCACCCCTGGATGCAATGGCACTGGCCATATCAGTGGGAGATACTCACGGCACAGAAG CGTTCTGGGTTGCCCAATTGCCAGAAAGCGCCGTCTAGAGGAGGCAGAAGCAGAGCAGGAGCAAGAACAGGAAACAGAGCGGCCCGCCTCTAAGAGGAAGTCTCACCCGCTTAAACTGGCACTGGATGAGGGCTTCAGCGCAGAGAGCGACGCCAGTAGTGAGGCTGAGGGAGAAGGAGAGAAGGATGGAGAGAAAGGAGCAGAGTCCAAGGAAAGGGAGGCAGCTGaagaaagggaggaggaggaagaggtggtagAAGATGTGATACAGAACGGACAGACAAATGGGCAGGAGGAGGAAACACAGAGTGaacagaaggaggaagaggaggagagggaagaagaTGACACATATCAGAAAGAGGAGAACACATTTAACGGTGATGAAG AGGAGGAGTGTGTGATCATCGAGCCAGAAGCCAGTGCAGCGCCTCCTGCAGCTGAGGAGTGTCAGTCTCCCTCCCGGAGCgccgaagaggtcgccaactctCTCCTCCACCTTGGCCGAGTCTCACACTCCAACACCAACAACAATGCACCAACTGTGGCTCTTCAGCAGCCTGTTGCTATGGAGACCGAGGAAGATGTCACTGTGGCAGCCAAGCAGGGTGAAGAAGCAATGGATGAGCAGGAGGGGGAAATGAAGAAGggagaagaggaggtggaggcacAGAGAGCATCAGAAGAGTCATCTGTTTTACAGAAAGAGGCAGCTGATGTGAATGAAGAGGAGTTGGAGTGTGAAGACATGAGCAACCATGCAAGACAGGAGAACCTCCAGTGTGTCACTGAAGATGCCCACCATCAGCAGGTCaaaggagagggagaggaagagggagaggaagagatgGCATCGCCGACACAGCAGAGGCAGGACATGGCACcagaagaggaagatgatgaggagaagaagaaccaCAAGGAGGTGAATCATGTTCTGCCTGTTTCTGATGTGCCAACTGCCATCCGCACCATCACCAGCACTGCAGCAGCTCAGGGAAAACTCATTAAAACTGAAGACCACAGGGCCAGTCCTCTGGAAGACTACGACACACACAGGACAAGTCCCCTTGAAAACTACAACAGTAACAGTGTTGACAAATATGACTCTCATAAACACAGCCCTCATCAAAACTACAAGGCTAGTCCTCCTTTAAGCTACAGCTCTCACAGGGCCAGTCCACTGGACGACTACTATCCCAACACACATGCTGAGAACTACAAAGTCCACAAAGCTTCATCCTCAGCTTCTCCTGACATTATCGAGGTGCACTCCGACAAGTCAGAGGAGAAAGACTTTGATGACGCAGACGGTGATGACGAGCGTGACGACGACAGCCTTTCGCAGCGATCCACAATGACTGAGGAGTCGGAGATGTTTGACATGACCCGGGGTAACCTGGGCCTACTGGAGCAAGCCATCGCACTCAAGGCAGAGCAGGTGAAGCCGGCTGGGCCCAGAGAGCTGCTCCGTGCCCCAGATATCCACCACCAGCGATACTTCACAATGGATGACAGGCCCAAGCACCTGGATGTCATCCGCAAGAGCTACTTCAGCAAAG AGAGCAGTAGGCCTGAGAAGAGGGAGGTCAAGTGTCCCACCCCAGGGTGTGATGGGACGGGTCATGTGACTGGTCTTTACCCCCACCACCGCAGCCTGTCAGGGTGTCCGCACAAGGACAGGATCCCCCCAGAGA TTCTTGCCATGCATGAGAATGTGCTGAAGTGTCCAACACCTGGCTGCACCGGTCAGGGCCACGTTAACAGCAACCGCAACACACATCGCAG TCTCTCTGGATGCCCCATTGCTGCTGCAGAGAAACTCTCCAAGACCCATGATAAGCCGCATCTCTCCCAGCCAGGCACCGAGCACCTCAAAGGAAGCCCTAATGACAGAGTCTTAAG GCCCATGTGCTTCGTGAAGCAGCTGGAGGTGCCTCAGTATGGCAGCTACCGGCCAAACATTGCACCCACCACGCCTCGAGCCAACCTGGCCAAGGAGCTGGAGAAGTACTCCAAGGTGTCCTTCGATTATGCAAGCTTTGATGCTCAAGTGTTTGGGAAGCGTATGCTTGCTCCAAAGATGCCCACCAGCGAAACCTCACCCAAAGCCTTCAAAA CTAAGCCCTCATTTCCTAAGTCATCATCACCCAGCCTGAGTCTCCACGGTTACGGGAAGAGCTCCGCCTCAGCTTATGACTACTCCCATGATGCCGAGGCTGCTCACATGGCCGCCACTGCCATCCTCAACTTGTCCACACGCTGCTGGGAGAAGCCTGAGAACCTCAGCACCAAACCCCAAAACAAG GATATGGACATTGAGGTGGATGAGAATGGCACTCTGGACCTGAGTATGAAGAAACCCATCAAACGTGAGGGCAGTCTATCCGGCACCAGCCCTGGGGTCCGTTCCCCAgacccttcctcctcctcatcctcgctTCATCATGGCGGAAGCAGTGGGATGACCTCACCGAACCTCAGCCACACCTACAAGCAAGAGGAGTGGGAGGGACCTCTGGATTACACCAAACCCAACCGCCAAAGGGAAGAAGAGATGGATGAG ATGGAGCACACCGGCCAGTCTTTTGTTTCATCTGATACAGAGGACTGTGACATGATGCAGGACTGTCTGGAGGAAAGGAAGTACCCTGGAGAAGTCACGACCCCAAGCTTCAAAGTCAAGTTCCAACCTAAGGATGCTAAGAAAGAGCTGCTCGC GTGTCCTACACCTGGCTGTGATGGCAGCGGCCACATCACTGGAAACTATGCGTCCCATCGCAG TCTGTCTGGGTGTCCTCTCGCTGATAAGAGCCTTCGGTCCCTCATGGCGGCCCACACCCCTGAACTCAA ATGCCCTACTCCAGGATGTGACGGCTCAGGTCATATCACAGGAAACTACGCCTCTCATAGAAg TCTCTCTGGGTGCCCGCGTGCCAAGAAAAGTGGAATTAAAACTCCTACCAAGGACAACCAGGAGGACTCGGAGCTTTTAAA ATGCCCTGTGCCGGGCTGCGACAGCCTGGGTCACATCAGCGGAAAGTATGCCACCCACCGTAGCGCCTACGGGTGTCCACTGGCGGCCCGCCGGCAGAAGGAGGGCCTCCTCAATGGAACACCCTTCAACTGGAAGGCCTTTAAGACAGAGGGGCCTACCTGTCCCACTCCAGGTTGTGACGGCTCTGGACACGCCAATGGAAGCTTCCTCACACACCGCAG CCTCTCAGGATGCCCCAGAGCCTTGTACGCCAAGAAGAAGGCAAAGTTCCCCACAGAGGACTACCTGAGCACCAAGTTCAGAGCTAGTGATG TTCTGGACAATGATGAGGACATCAAGCAGCTCAACAAAGAGATTAACGACCTCAATGAATCCAACAATGAAATGGAGGCTGACATGGTCAATCTGCAGACCCAg ATCTCCTCCATGGAGAAGAATCTGAAGACCATCGAGCACGAGAACAAGATGATCGAGGAGCAGAACGAGGCTCTGTTCATGGAGTTGTCTGGTCTGAGCCGCGCCCTCATCCACAGCCTGGCTAACATACGCCTGCCGCACATG CAGGAGCCTATCACCGAGCAGAACTTCGACAGCTACGTGAGCACCCTGACTGACATGTACACCAACAAGGACTGCTTCCAGAGCCCCGAGAACAAGGCTCTGCTGGAGAGCATCAACAAAGCTGTGAAGGGCATCAAAGTCTGA
- the myt1b gene encoding myelin transcription factor 1 isoform X3 has protein sequence MMSVEGDDKRTRTRSKGIRVPIELVGQELSCPTPGCNGTGHISGRYSRHRSVLGCPIARKRRLEEAEAEQEQEQETERPASKRKSHPLKLALDEGFSAESDASSEAEGEGEKDGEKGAESKEREAAEEREEEEEVVEDVIQNGQTNGQEEETQSEQKEEEEEREEDDTYQKEENTFNGDEEEECVIIEPEASAAPPAAEECQSPSRSAEEVANSLLHLGRVSHSNTNNNAPTVALQQPVAMETEEDVTVAAKQGEEAMDEQEGEMKKGEEEVEAQRASEESSVLQKEAADVNEEELECEDMSNHARQENLQCVTEDAHHQQVKGEGEEEGEEEMASPTQQRQDMAPEEEDDEEKKNHKEVNHVLPVSDVPTAIRTITSTAAAQGKLIKTEDHRASPLEDYDTHRTSPLENYNSNSVDKYDSHKHSPHQNYKASPPLSYSSHRASPLDDYYPNTHAENYKVHKASSSASPDIIEVHSDKSEEKDFDDADGDDERDDDSLSQRSTMTEESEMFDMTRGNLGLLEQAIALKAEQVKPAGPRELLRAPDIHHQRYFTMDDRPKHLDVIRKSYFSKESSRPEKREVKCPTPGCDGTGHVTGLYPHHRSLSGCPHKDRIPPEILAMHENVLKCPTPGCTGQGHVNSNRNTHRSLSGCPIAAAEKLSKTHDKPHLSQPGTEHLKGSPNDRVLSPTLMSFHSPSPPHRPMCFVKQLEVPQYGSYRPNIAPTTPRANLAKELEKYSKVSFDYASFDAQVFGKRMLAPKMPTSETSPKAFKTKPSFPKSSSPSLSLHGYGKSSASAYDYSHDAEAAHMAATAILNLSTRCWEKPENLSTKPQNKDMDIEVDENGTLDLSMKKPIKREGSLSGTSPGVRSPDPSSSSSSLHHGGSSGMTSPNLSHTYKQEEWEGPLDYTKPNRQREEEMDEMEHTGQSFVSSDTEDCDMMQDCLEERKYPGEVTTPSFKVKFQPKDAKKELLACPTPGCDGSGHITGNYASHRSLSGCPLADKSLRSLMAAHTPELKCPTPGCDGSGHITGNYASHRSLSGCPRAKKSGIKTPTKDNQEDSELLKCPVPGCDSLGHISGKYATHRSAYGCPLAARRQKEGLLNGTPFNWKAFKTEGPTCPTPGCDGSGHANGSFLTHRSLSGCPRALYAKKKAKFPTEDYLSTKFRASDVLDNDEDIKQLNKEINDLNESNNEMEADMVNLQTQISSMEKNLKTIEHENKMIEEQNEALFMELSGLSRALIHSLANIRLPHMQEPITEQNFDSYVSTLTDMYTNKDCFQSPENKALLESINKAVKGIKV, from the exons ATGAGTGTAGAGGGTGATGACAAACGAACCCGCACTCGGTCCAAGGGAATCAGAG tTCCTATTGAGCTCGTAGGACAAGAGCTGAG CTGCCCCACCCCTGGATGCAATGGCACTGGCCATATCAGTGGGAGATACTCACGGCACAGAAG CGTTCTGGGTTGCCCAATTGCCAGAAAGCGCCGTCTAGAGGAGGCAGAAGCAGAGCAGGAGCAAGAACAGGAAACAGAGCGGCCCGCCTCTAAGAGGAAGTCTCACCCGCTTAAACTGGCACTGGATGAGGGCTTCAGCGCAGAGAGCGACGCCAGTAGTGAGGCTGAGGGAGAAGGAGAGAAGGATGGAGAGAAAGGAGCAGAGTCCAAGGAAAGGGAGGCAGCTGaagaaagggaggaggaggaagaggtggtagAAGATGTGATACAGAACGGACAGACAAATGGGCAGGAGGAGGAAACACAGAGTGaacagaaggaggaagaggaggagagggaagaagaTGACACATATCAGAAAGAGGAGAACACATTTAACGGTGATGAAG AGGAGGAGTGTGTGATCATCGAGCCAGAAGCCAGTGCAGCGCCTCCTGCAGCTGAGGAGTGTCAGTCTCCCTCCCGGAGCgccgaagaggtcgccaactctCTCCTCCACCTTGGCCGAGTCTCACACTCCAACACCAACAACAATGCACCAACTGTGGCTCTTCAGCAGCCTGTTGCTATGGAGACCGAGGAAGATGTCACTGTGGCAGCCAAGCAGGGTGAAGAAGCAATGGATGAGCAGGAGGGGGAAATGAAGAAGggagaagaggaggtggaggcacAGAGAGCATCAGAAGAGTCATCTGTTTTACAGAAAGAGGCAGCTGATGTGAATGAAGAGGAGTTGGAGTGTGAAGACATGAGCAACCATGCAAGACAGGAGAACCTCCAGTGTGTCACTGAAGATGCCCACCATCAGCAGGTCaaaggagagggagaggaagagggagaggaagagatgGCATCGCCGACACAGCAGAGGCAGGACATGGCACcagaagaggaagatgatgaggagaagaagaaccaCAAGGAGGTGAATCATGTTCTGCCTGTTTCTGATGTGCCAACTGCCATCCGCACCATCACCAGCACTGCAGCAGCTCAGGGAAAACTCATTAAAACTGAAGACCACAGGGCCAGTCCTCTGGAAGACTACGACACACACAGGACAAGTCCCCTTGAAAACTACAACAGTAACAGTGTTGACAAATATGACTCTCATAAACACAGCCCTCATCAAAACTACAAGGCTAGTCCTCCTTTAAGCTACAGCTCTCACAGGGCCAGTCCACTGGACGACTACTATCCCAACACACATGCTGAGAACTACAAAGTCCACAAAGCTTCATCCTCAGCTTCTCCTGACATTATCGAGGTGCACTCCGACAAGTCAGAGGAGAAAGACTTTGATGACGCAGACGGTGATGACGAGCGTGACGACGACAGCCTTTCGCAGCGATCCACAATGACTGAGGAGTCGGAGATGTTTGACATGACCCGGGGTAACCTGGGCCTACTGGAGCAAGCCATCGCACTCAAGGCAGAGCAGGTGAAGCCGGCTGGGCCCAGAGAGCTGCTCCGTGCCCCAGATATCCACCACCAGCGATACTTCACAATGGATGACAGGCCCAAGCACCTGGATGTCATCCGCAAGAGCTACTTCAGCAAAG AGAGCAGTAGGCCTGAGAAGAGGGAGGTCAAGTGTCCCACCCCAGGGTGTGATGGGACGGGTCATGTGACTGGTCTTTACCCCCACCACCGCAGCCTGTCAGGGTGTCCGCACAAGGACAGGATCCCCCCAGAGA TTCTTGCCATGCATGAGAATGTGCTGAAGTGTCCAACACCTGGCTGCACCGGTCAGGGCCACGTTAACAGCAACCGCAACACACATCGCAG TCTCTCTGGATGCCCCATTGCTGCTGCAGAGAAACTCTCCAAGACCCATGATAAGCCGCATCTCTCCCAGCCAGGCACCGAGCACCTCAAAGGAAGCCCTAATGACAGAGTCTTAAG CCCCACCCTGATGTCTTTTcactctccctctcctcctcacaGGCCCATGTGCTTCGTGAAGCAGCTGGAGGTGCCTCAGTATGGCAGCTACCGGCCAAACATTGCACCCACCACGCCTCGAGCCAACCTGGCCAAGGAGCTGGAGAAGTACTCCAAGGTGTCCTTCGATTATGCAAGCTTTGATGCTCAAGTGTTTGGGAAGCGTATGCTTGCTCCAAAGATGCCCACCAGCGAAACCTCACCCAAAGCCTTCAAAA CTAAGCCCTCATTTCCTAAGTCATCATCACCCAGCCTGAGTCTCCACGGTTACGGGAAGAGCTCCGCCTCAGCTTATGACTACTCCCATGATGCCGAGGCTGCTCACATGGCCGCCACTGCCATCCTCAACTTGTCCACACGCTGCTGGGAGAAGCCTGAGAACCTCAGCACCAAACCCCAAAACAAG GATATGGACATTGAGGTGGATGAGAATGGCACTCTGGACCTGAGTATGAAGAAACCCATCAAACGTGAGGGCAGTCTATCCGGCACCAGCCCTGGGGTCCGTTCCCCAgacccttcctcctcctcatcctcgctTCATCATGGCGGAAGCAGTGGGATGACCTCACCGAACCTCAGCCACACCTACAAGCAAGAGGAGTGGGAGGGACCTCTGGATTACACCAAACCCAACCGCCAAAGGGAAGAAGAGATGGATGAG ATGGAGCACACCGGCCAGTCTTTTGTTTCATCTGATACAGAGGACTGTGACATGATGCAGGACTGTCTGGAGGAAAGGAAGTACCCTGGAGAAGTCACGACCCCAAGCTTCAAAGTCAAGTTCCAACCTAAGGATGCTAAGAAAGAGCTGCTCGC GTGTCCTACACCTGGCTGTGATGGCAGCGGCCACATCACTGGAAACTATGCGTCCCATCGCAG TCTGTCTGGGTGTCCTCTCGCTGATAAGAGCCTTCGGTCCCTCATGGCGGCCCACACCCCTGAACTCAA ATGCCCTACTCCAGGATGTGACGGCTCAGGTCATATCACAGGAAACTACGCCTCTCATAGAAg TCTCTCTGGGTGCCCGCGTGCCAAGAAAAGTGGAATTAAAACTCCTACCAAGGACAACCAGGAGGACTCGGAGCTTTTAAA ATGCCCTGTGCCGGGCTGCGACAGCCTGGGTCACATCAGCGGAAAGTATGCCACCCACCGTAGCGCCTACGGGTGTCCACTGGCGGCCCGCCGGCAGAAGGAGGGCCTCCTCAATGGAACACCCTTCAACTGGAAGGCCTTTAAGACAGAGGGGCCTACCTGTCCCACTCCAGGTTGTGACGGCTCTGGACACGCCAATGGAAGCTTCCTCACACACCGCAG CCTCTCAGGATGCCCCAGAGCCTTGTACGCCAAGAAGAAGGCAAAGTTCCCCACAGAGGACTACCTGAGCACCAAGTTCAGAGCTAGTGATG TTCTGGACAATGATGAGGACATCAAGCAGCTCAACAAAGAGATTAACGACCTCAATGAATCCAACAATGAAATGGAGGCTGACATGGTCAATCTGCAGACCCAg ATCTCCTCCATGGAGAAGAATCTGAAGACCATCGAGCACGAGAACAAGATGATCGAGGAGCAGAACGAGGCTCTGTTCATGGAGTTGTCTGGTCTGAGCCGCGCCCTCATCCACAGCCTGGCTAACATACGCCTGCCGCACATG CAGGAGCCTATCACCGAGCAGAACTTCGACAGCTACGTGAGCACCCTGACTGACATGTACACCAACAAGGACTGCTTCCAGAGCCCCGAGAACAAGGCTCTGCTGGAGAGCATCAACAAAGCTGTGAAGGGCATCAAAGTCTGA